A stretch of Meiothermus sp. QL-1 DNA encodes these proteins:
- a CDS encoding SdrD B-like domain-containing protein, with protein MKKLFFLLPLILAPALSQVTTPFQARYGPANEPGNIVLVGNTLMCAGSGSACNTGQMNSPSASNNQSMIFANYDPSAPTWGPGRGGSSSATLTLPTGAQVLWAGLYWGARASESASGRNLISLKPPGATSYQTVTGTLLGTITNQGAATTRPYAAFADVTGVVQTSGSGAYWVGGILANTGNDNLGFYAGWSLVVVYRHPSEPFKNLVVYDGLAVVSAGNNVTITPSGFLTPATGAVNAQIGAVAFEGDGGISGDQLILNGTPLSDAQNPSNNFFNSSISRLGNRFTQKTPDFINQMAVDVDLVDATGRIPNGATSATLQFTSTQDVYFPAVLTFAVNIYFPNLTTTFTKSVEDLNGGNVVVGDILEYTISFTNTGQDGATSVVLRDPIPAGTQYVPGSLQVVSNATGAPTGTFTDAPGDDIAEYSSACSELSGSPPCVRFRLGTGANASQGGLILPTQGASVRFRVRVLPSAAGQNITNAAQISYNAQTLGGGFTQSASASVSTSVPIPPSLNKTFSPPSILPGQISTLRITLSNPNPVPATLTAPLVDNLPAGLVVASPAGVSTTCSGGSVVANPGSSSVTLNSGQILANDSCTVSVNVTGSTPGSYTNTLAAGALQTDLGNNTSAATAVLTIQGLSLSGRVYADREPNGVREAGEDWQGGPTVYVNLIQGSGVVQSVAVNAGTGAYSFSGVAPGSYTLVLSTNPTATTPQAPSGWLFINPAGTRPVTVNSANLEGLDFGLFQGYRISGRLFLDDGRGGGTPNDARQNGGETGLGGVVVEVAGNSQSRSTLTDASGDYVLYVPHSFGSSVALRHYQSPATGSNIAGGSVLLATSYGDPGAQTRVLSGMSSGQVYTGYNFGIVRPSFFQPDQSAQAGSPGAVTYRHFFRPGTLGSATLGVSGAHSYQLRRDANCDGVFDASEVFQPPPLSFTVDAAWPREADGSLRACAIEVRVLLPGGLPAGHTDIAALGLELTWTTNPITERRTLYDTTRVVVGGDLELTKRVRNVSQSTPFGEYVQGRPGEVLEYCIEYRNQGNASVSQVVLTDPIPFFTLYQTGSLRLNSTPLTDAQDADAGEVTGGVVRVSLGVLAAGASGSVCYRVVVR; from the coding sequence GTGAAGAAGCTGTTTTTCCTCTTGCCCCTGATTCTTGCTCCCGCCTTGAGCCAGGTCACCACCCCCTTTCAGGCTCGTTATGGGCCTGCGAACGAGCCAGGTAACATCGTCCTGGTGGGCAACACCCTCATGTGCGCCGGCTCAGGAAGCGCATGCAACACCGGCCAGATGAACAGCCCCAGCGCCAGCAACAACCAGAGCATGATCTTCGCCAACTACGACCCCAGCGCCCCCACCTGGGGCCCAGGGCGGGGCGGCTCCAGCAGCGCCACCCTCACCCTGCCCACAGGGGCCCAGGTCCTCTGGGCGGGGCTCTACTGGGGGGCCAGGGCGAGCGAATCGGCCTCGGGAAGAAACCTTATTAGCCTAAAACCCCCCGGGGCCACCAGCTACCAGACCGTCACCGGCACCCTCCTGGGCACCATAACCAACCAGGGCGCCGCCACCACCCGCCCTTACGCGGCCTTCGCGGATGTCACCGGCGTCGTGCAGACAAGTGGCAGCGGCGCCTACTGGGTAGGGGGGATTCTAGCAAACACTGGAAATGACAACCTCGGGTTCTACGCCGGCTGGAGCCTGGTGGTGGTCTACCGCCACCCCAGCGAGCCCTTCAAGAACCTGGTGGTCTACGACGGCCTGGCGGTGGTTTCCGCTGGCAACAACGTGACCATCACCCCTAGCGGCTTCCTCACCCCGGCCACAGGTGCGGTTAACGCCCAAATCGGGGCTGTGGCCTTTGAAGGAGATGGGGGTATCAGCGGCGACCAGCTAATCCTGAACGGCACCCCGCTGAGCGATGCCCAGAACCCCAGCAATAACTTCTTCAATAGCTCCATCTCTCGCTTAGGAAACCGCTTCACCCAGAAAACCCCCGACTTTATCAACCAAATGGCGGTGGACGTGGACCTGGTAGACGCCACAGGACGCATTCCCAACGGAGCCACCTCCGCTACTTTGCAGTTCACCTCAACCCAGGACGTCTACTTCCCTGCGGTGCTCACCTTCGCCGTGAACATCTATTTCCCCAACCTCACCACCACCTTCACGAAAAGCGTTGAAGACCTCAACGGAGGCAATGTGGTGGTGGGTGACATTCTGGAGTACACCATTAGCTTCACCAACACCGGCCAGGACGGGGCCACCAGCGTGGTGCTGCGCGACCCCATTCCCGCCGGTACCCAGTATGTGCCCGGAAGCCTTCAGGTGGTGAGCAATGCCACCGGAGCCCCTACCGGCACCTTTACCGACGCCCCAGGGGACGACATTGCCGAGTACAGCAGCGCCTGCAGCGAGCTTTCGGGCAGTCCACCCTGCGTGCGCTTCAGGCTGGGCACCGGGGCCAACGCCAGCCAGGGCGGGCTGATCCTGCCCACCCAGGGGGCCAGCGTGCGCTTCCGCGTTCGGGTGCTGCCTAGCGCGGCAGGGCAGAACATTACCAACGCTGCCCAGATCAGCTATAACGCCCAGACGCTGGGAGGCGGTTTCACCCAAAGCGCAAGCGCCAGCGTCAGCACCAGCGTGCCCATTCCCCCTAGCTTGAACAAAACCTTCAGCCCCCCAAGCATCCTCCCCGGCCAGATCAGCACCCTGAGGATTACCCTTAGCAACCCCAACCCTGTGCCGGCTACCCTCACCGCACCCCTGGTGGACAACCTGCCCGCGGGCCTGGTGGTGGCCAGCCCGGCCGGTGTGAGCACCACCTGCAGCGGCGGCTCGGTGGTGGCCAACCCCGGCAGCTCCAGCGTGACCCTGAATAGCGGCCAGATTCTGGCCAACGATTCCTGCACGGTAAGCGTCAACGTTACCGGCAGCACCCCAGGCAGCTACACCAACACCCTGGCCGCAGGGGCCCTGCAAACCGACCTGGGCAACAATACCAGCGCTGCCACTGCTGTCCTCACCATCCAGGGGCTAAGCCTCTCGGGGCGCGTCTACGCCGACCGGGAACCCAATGGGGTTCGGGAAGCAGGGGAAGACTGGCAAGGCGGCCCCACCGTGTACGTCAATCTGATACAGGGCAGCGGCGTGGTGCAGTCGGTAGCGGTAAACGCAGGAACGGGTGCTTATAGCTTTTCTGGCGTAGCCCCGGGCAGCTATACCCTGGTGCTTTCCACAAACCCCACCGCCACCACCCCCCAGGCCCCTTCGGGCTGGCTCTTCATCAACCCGGCGGGGACTCGCCCGGTAACGGTGAACAGCGCGAACCTGGAGGGGCTGGACTTTGGTCTGTTCCAGGGCTACCGCATATCAGGCCGGCTCTTCCTGGACGACGGCCGGGGCGGAGGAACGCCCAACGACGCTCGGCAGAATGGGGGGGAGACTGGCCTGGGCGGGGTGGTGGTGGAGGTGGCCGGGAATAGCCAGAGCCGCTCCACCCTGACCGACGCCAGCGGGGACTACGTCCTCTACGTTCCCCACAGCTTTGGCAGCAGCGTCGCCCTGCGCCACTACCAAAGCCCTGCCACCGGCAGCAACATAGCAGGCGGAAGCGTGCTTCTTGCCACCTCGTACGGCGACCCTGGAGCCCAGACTCGAGTCCTGAGCGGGATGAGCTCAGGCCAGGTCTACACCGGCTACAACTTCGGCATCGTACGGCCTTCTTTCTTCCAGCCCGACCAGTCCGCTCAGGCCGGGAGCCCGGGGGCAGTAACCTACCGCCACTTCTTCCGCCCGGGCACCTTGGGAAGCGCAACCCTGGGCGTCTCTGGGGCCCATAGCTACCAGCTCCGCCGGGATGCCAACTGCGATGGGGTCTTTGACGCAAGCGAGGTCTTCCAACCCCCTCCCCTCAGCTTCACCGTGGACGCCGCCTGGCCCCGTGAAGCGGACGGCAGCCTCAGGGCCTGCGCCATCGAGGTGCGGGTCCTGCTGCCCGGGGGGCTGCCCGCTGGCCATACCGACATCGCCGCTCTGGGCCTGGAGCTTACCTGGACCACCAATCCAATCACCGAGCGTCGCACCCTCTACGACACCACCCGGGTGGTGGTGGGCGGCGACCTGGAGCTCACCAAGCGGGTGCGCAACGTAAGCCAGAGCACCCCCTTCGGCGAGTATGTGCAGGGGCGGCCCGGCGAGGTGCTGGAGTACTGCATCGAGTACCGCAACCAGGGGAATGCCTCCGTAAGCCAGGTGGTCCTCACCGACCCCATTCCCTTCTTCACCCTGTACCAGACAGGCAGCCTCCGCCTCAACAGCACCCCCCTCACCGACGCACAGGATGCCGATGCAGGCGAGGTCACGGGCGGGGTGGTGCGGGTGAGCCTCGGTGTGCTGGCCGCAGGGGCTTCGGGCAGCGTTTGCTACCGGGTGGTGGTGCGCTAA
- a CDS encoding DUF11 domain-containing protein has product MRGLVLILLAGPLALAQPRTDLRGVVPGDALGWETHTLRASVVVHRPTLLNLQIYSPGFDPNDYRRGKGELGDERYDRGRGRVESTFAFYQGPRTLAEARFGVEPHRWVTFFRGELAPGVYTLESKFFGNGKNAFLYRIQTRVPEAAELLLDPVLQLYDVRNPDPEARTKPLAGITAVRSRSWVEPFSLQVEPDALPIRVGFYDEDGPAELEARVHYEGGKIVPRTVSEDRSWAYYEVRQPGLVRFGFRQPEGSRQYSNTIGFKVEGCLEVAPKGAPAQFVLTGPRPIQIEAADTSGRPVEVKTRLRGERVRILELYEVPAGYALKESQALGGEALGPTTLRFGCAGGVARFFFTQTPPPAAEPVPTLDKAWLEAQALLVTPEGERPVELTLEAGGENLRLLEGQGSLELPPGRIPLRLRVEGARVEGPEAVELKAGERRRVLFWVYPQVSLALEAPERLRVGDTVTLTLRARTAFPALLPGELEIALPPCLRPLATPRLTAPLSAGREAVLQVPVEALCRGEASVEGTLAPWGLRETARMRLFEPARFALRKEASTPAAAIGDAVVYRLEVRNTGDEAGTVVLRDLLPEGLEGPSLQETLRLAPEEVQVREVKAYVRPGGARTIVNRAQLLSPEGSLLQQAEAPLQVLQPLGRLSHSLDKPVVVPGETVEVSLRVENAGQAPLRYTLEDTPPEWLEVEGPLRFSGELPPGQAATHTYRARVRFGSEAEGRFSALLRFEGGLVRAENQIQRRLVPLFLEPRPPRVLVSGEAGFALRVENPTNRTLSLSLKLAPGEEALLLGPGEVREVFFSASTERLGRLEQQAVAFVGETPASQPARSTLEVLPLPEPRRLSNIELRFQVEGQGEGLLLTHPLPEGARYEQGSARLDGLPIPDPRVDREGRLFFELPYRAEGVLSYSVDHRGPLPPLEEPTLTLRVGEREVFLRGRVSYKELERTAAMREEERPGWIRAPRPGQVFREDRIPAVLELPYGLTYRLLLNEEEVAQTQLGEATYDPGKGVQTLRFYGLALREGKNRLRVETPQGSDEVEVFLQGRPVRVEIRPLRVLADGRSPLELEVLALDKAGLPSGTGPLTVETSPEPLTPDASPKEAGHQLILQEGRARLSLKPLFTAGEVRVRVRFEDLEAEAHFFALGPGAGLWQTQGSLGVHFGQEVQAFGLFRGYLEAPLGEGRLQAAADGQLRPGGGLESGLRPPADPLERFPLTGAGTEAALPLSSDDPLALRFDTPDLSLGYHRGELGLPGVRGLPQATAFRLQTRGDLALQAFAGWLPQNTRTELIVPDGTRFYRLPTPAEPGSEQVFLQIGGSEKRLERYKDYTLDATGTLTLARPLWPTSTDFQPVRLRVVYAPSEGTRALGYGAGVRYQAGGLSLGGGAAYLAGTGWQWGLEAGFRQEGFGLRLGYGRGSREALELEAMGEAGPLETSASLTLQEKLQGQARLGYRVDENARLSLEHTAAQNNQTGLLLITQLSQGFSVGAGLGYTWEAAALAALGRVGFQEGRARAELTHSQPFTALTPALTQLRSSLALDANLALEGELAHTWGVGLSGSLGLRQKLGGANLALSYQLPGASGEGNRARFGLEAPLPLDERWSLDLTAGYEQSLGSGASQAAFGLAARYRSEGFTATLGGEAAFREGTKLVLRGGATGQLDPQQTLSLDATAQLLPTLEGRFTLAYALRGSDLTLLTYHRLVQAGESTLEGALAASYYPQSSFQLRPSLAYRLKPSDPEASTYQLGLAGNYHLTPWLGLGAGYYHLFQPSTATSARAFSLEVSFRLLEGLWLSAGYTLEGFSGLTPETRPGLYLRLDLLGGSR; this is encoded by the coding sequence ATGAGAGGCCTGGTGCTCATCCTTCTGGCAGGGCCTCTAGCCCTGGCCCAGCCCCGCACCGACCTCAGGGGGGTGGTGCCGGGGGACGCCCTGGGCTGGGAGACCCACACCCTGAGGGCCTCGGTGGTGGTGCACAGGCCCACCCTGCTGAACCTGCAGATATACTCCCCTGGGTTCGACCCAAACGACTACCGCCGGGGCAAAGGCGAGCTTGGGGACGAGCGCTACGACCGCGGCAGGGGAAGGGTAGAGTCCACCTTCGCGTTCTACCAGGGCCCACGCACCCTGGCCGAGGCCCGCTTTGGGGTGGAGCCCCACCGCTGGGTGACCTTCTTCCGGGGAGAGCTCGCACCCGGGGTCTACACGCTGGAGAGCAAATTCTTTGGCAACGGCAAGAACGCCTTCCTCTACCGCATCCAGACTCGGGTGCCGGAAGCGGCCGAGCTTCTGCTGGACCCGGTCTTGCAGCTTTATGATGTGCGCAACCCAGACCCAGAAGCGCGTACAAAGCCCCTCGCAGGCATAACCGCTGTGCGCAGTAGAAGCTGGGTAGAGCCCTTTTCACTCCAAGTCGAACCCGACGCCCTACCCATACGGGTGGGCTTCTACGACGAGGATGGCCCCGCCGAGCTCGAGGCCCGGGTGCACTACGAGGGAGGAAAAATCGTGCCCCGAACGGTCTCGGAGGACCGAAGCTGGGCCTACTATGAGGTCCGCCAGCCGGGGCTGGTTCGATTTGGCTTTCGCCAACCCGAAGGAAGCCGCCAGTACTCCAATACCATCGGTTTCAAGGTGGAGGGGTGCTTGGAGGTGGCCCCAAAGGGGGCTCCGGCCCAATTCGTGCTCACCGGCCCCAGGCCCATCCAGATTGAGGCAGCGGATACCAGCGGGCGGCCCGTTGAGGTAAAGACCCGTCTACGAGGAGAACGGGTGCGAATCCTGGAGCTTTACGAAGTGCCGGCAGGCTATGCCCTCAAGGAGAGCCAGGCTCTGGGGGGAGAGGCCCTGGGGCCCACCACCCTGCGCTTCGGCTGCGCCGGCGGGGTGGCCCGCTTTTTCTTCACCCAAACTCCTCCTCCGGCCGCAGAGCCCGTCCCCACCCTCGACAAAGCCTGGCTGGAGGCCCAGGCGCTTCTGGTGACCCCTGAGGGGGAAAGGCCGGTGGAGCTGACGCTGGAGGCTGGAGGGGAAAACCTGCGGCTTCTAGAAGGCCAGGGAAGCCTGGAGCTTCCGCCGGGAAGAATCCCCCTCCGGCTCCGGGTGGAAGGGGCCCGGGTGGAGGGGCCAGAGGCGGTGGAGCTTAAAGCTGGTGAGCGACGGAGAGTTCTTTTCTGGGTCTACCCCCAGGTCAGCCTGGCGCTGGAGGCCCCCGAGCGCCTCCGGGTGGGCGATACGGTCACCCTGACCCTGCGGGCACGCACGGCCTTCCCAGCCCTTCTCCCAGGGGAGTTAGAGATTGCCTTGCCCCCCTGCCTGAGGCCCCTGGCCACCCCCCGGCTCACCGCTCCCCTGTCCGCGGGGCGTGAAGCGGTCCTCCAGGTACCCGTAGAGGCTCTTTGCCGGGGTGAGGCCTCTGTGGAGGGGACCCTCGCCCCCTGGGGGCTGCGCGAGACTGCCAGAATGCGGCTTTTCGAGCCGGCCAGGTTCGCCCTGCGGAAGGAGGCCTCCACCCCTGCTGCAGCCATCGGGGATGCCGTCGTCTACCGGCTGGAGGTCAGGAACACCGGGGACGAGGCCGGGACGGTGGTGCTGCGCGACCTCCTTCCCGAGGGCTTGGAGGGCCCCAGTCTCCAGGAGACCCTTCGCCTGGCCCCAGAGGAGGTCCAGGTGCGCGAGGTAAAGGCCTACGTTCGCCCCGGCGGCGCAAGGACCATAGTGAACCGGGCCCAGCTCCTGAGCCCCGAGGGTAGCCTCCTACAACAAGCCGAGGCCCCCCTCCAGGTCCTGCAACCGCTCGGGCGGCTCTCGCACAGCCTGGACAAACCGGTGGTGGTACCGGGCGAGACGGTGGAGGTATCTCTTCGGGTGGAAAACGCCGGCCAGGCCCCTCTTCGCTACACCCTGGAGGACACCCCGCCGGAGTGGCTGGAAGTAGAAGGCCCCCTGCGGTTTTCGGGCGAGCTTCCTCCAGGCCAGGCAGCCACCCACACCTACCGGGCGCGGGTGCGTTTTGGCAGCGAAGCAGAAGGGCGCTTCTCGGCCCTGCTGCGCTTTGAGGGCGGGCTCGTGCGAGCCGAGAACCAGATTCAGAGGAGGCTGGTGCCCCTCTTTCTGGAGCCCCGCCCACCCCGGGTGCTGGTGAGTGGGGAGGCCGGTTTTGCCCTGCGGGTGGAGAACCCCACCAATCGAACCCTGAGCCTCTCGCTGAAACTGGCGCCTGGCGAAGAGGCCCTGCTCCTTGGCCCGGGCGAGGTGCGGGAGGTCTTCTTCTCGGCCTCTACCGAGCGCCTAGGACGGCTCGAGCAGCAAGCGGTCGCCTTTGTGGGCGAGACCCCTGCCTCCCAGCCCGCCCGAAGCACCCTGGAGGTCCTCCCGCTTCCCGAACCCCGGCGCCTTTCGAACATCGAACTCCGCTTCCAAGTCGAAGGCCAAGGAGAGGGCCTCCTCCTCACCCACCCCTTGCCCGAGGGGGCCCGCTACGAACAGGGCTCGGCCCGGCTGGACGGTCTTCCCATCCCTGACCCCCGGGTGGACCGGGAAGGGCGGCTCTTCTTCGAGCTCCCCTACCGGGCTGAAGGGGTGCTGAGCTACAGCGTAGACCACCGCGGACCGCTCCCCCCGCTGGAAGAACCCACCCTCACCCTGCGGGTGGGCGAGCGAGAGGTATTTTTGCGAGGACGGGTGAGCTATAAAGAGCTGGAGAGAACCGCGGCAATGCGCGAAGAAGAGCGGCCAGGGTGGATCCGGGCGCCCCGCCCAGGCCAGGTCTTCCGCGAAGACCGCATCCCAGCGGTCCTGGAGCTTCCCTACGGCCTTACCTACCGGCTTCTCCTCAACGAAGAGGAGGTAGCCCAGACCCAACTAGGCGAGGCCACCTATGACCCCGGAAAAGGGGTGCAGACCCTCCGCTTCTACGGCCTTGCTCTCCGGGAGGGGAAAAACCGGCTCCGGGTGGAGACCCCCCAGGGCAGCGACGAGGTGGAGGTGTTCCTGCAAGGGCGCCCCGTGCGGGTCGAGATCCGCCCCCTGCGGGTCTTGGCCGACGGGAGAAGCCCCCTGGAGCTCGAGGTCCTGGCCCTGGACAAAGCCGGCCTCCCAAGCGGCACGGGCCCCCTCACCGTGGAGACCAGCCCAGAGCCCCTTACCCCCGACGCTTCCCCTAAGGAGGCGGGCCACCAGCTCATCCTGCAGGAGGGCAGGGCCCGCCTCAGCCTGAAGCCGCTCTTCACCGCGGGCGAGGTGCGGGTCCGGGTGAGGTTCGAGGACCTCGAGGCCGAGGCCCACTTCTTCGCCCTGGGGCCGGGAGCCGGCCTGTGGCAGACCCAGGGAAGCCTAGGGGTTCACTTCGGTCAGGAAGTCCAGGCCTTCGGCCTCTTCCGGGGCTACCTGGAAGCCCCGCTGGGCGAGGGCCGGCTGCAGGCTGCAGCCGACGGACAGCTTCGTCCGGGAGGAGGCCTGGAGAGCGGCCTGAGGCCCCCAGCCGACCCCCTGGAGCGCTTCCCCCTCACCGGCGCAGGCACCGAGGCAGCCCTCCCCCTCTCCTCCGACGACCCCCTGGCCCTGCGCTTCGACACCCCCGACCTCAGCTTGGGCTACCACAGGGGTGAGCTTGGCCTCCCCGGGGTGAGGGGGCTCCCCCAGGCCACCGCCTTCCGCCTTCAGACCCGGGGCGACCTTGCGCTGCAGGCCTTTGCCGGCTGGCTGCCCCAGAACACCCGGACCGAGCTCATCGTGCCCGATGGCACCCGCTTCTACCGGCTCCCCACCCCCGCCGAGCCCGGCAGCGAACAGGTGTTCTTGCAGATAGGAGGCAGTGAAAAACGGCTAGAGCGCTACAAGGACTATACCCTGGACGCCACAGGCACCCTGACCCTGGCCCGCCCCCTCTGGCCCACCTCCACGGACTTCCAGCCCGTGCGCCTGCGGGTGGTCTACGCGCCTTCGGAGGGCACCCGGGCGCTTGGCTACGGGGCCGGGGTGCGCTACCAAGCTGGGGGCCTCAGCCTGGGCGGGGGGGCCGCTTATCTGGCCGGGACGGGCTGGCAGTGGGGTCTGGAAGCAGGTTTCAGGCAGGAGGGCTTCGGCCTGCGCCTGGGCTACGGCCGTGGGAGCCGGGAAGCGCTCGAGCTGGAGGCCATGGGCGAGGCAGGCCCGCTGGAGACCAGCGCCAGCCTGACCCTTCAGGAAAAACTTCAGGGCCAGGCCCGCCTGGGCTACCGCGTGGATGAGAATGCCCGGCTCTCCCTCGAGCACACGGCTGCCCAAAACAACCAGACCGGCCTTCTCCTCATCACCCAGCTCTCCCAAGGCTTTAGCGTGGGCGCAGGCCTGGGCTACACCTGGGAGGCTGCGGCCCTTGCGGCCCTGGGCCGGGTGGGCTTCCAGGAGGGCAGAGCGAGGGCCGAGCTCACCCACAGCCAGCCCTTCACCGCTCTCACCCCGGCCCTGACCCAGCTCAGAAGCAGCCTGGCGCTGGACGCAAACCTCGCCCTAGAGGGGGAGCTTGCTCACACCTGGGGAGTGGGCCTGTCGGGCAGCCTGGGCCTCAGGCAAAAATTGGGGGGCGCCAATCTGGCCCTCTCCTATCAACTGCCGGGGGCCTCCGGCGAGGGCAACCGGGCCCGCTTCGGCCTGGAGGCCCCCCTGCCGCTCGATGAGCGCTGGAGCCTGGACCTCACGGCGGGCTACGAACAAAGCTTGGGGAGCGGGGCCAGCCAGGCGGCCTTTGGGCTTGCGGCACGCTACCGCAGCGAGGGCTTCACCGCTACCTTAGGAGGAGAGGCTGCCTTTAGGGAAGGCACCAAACTGGTGCTGCGCGGGGGGGCCACTGGGCAACTCGACCCTCAACAGACCCTTTCCCTCGACGCCACCGCCCAGCTTCTGCCCACCCTGGAGGGCCGTTTCACCCTGGCCTACGCCCTGCGGGGCAGCGACCTCACCCTCCTCACCTACCACCGCCTGGTCCAGGCAGGCGAGAGCACGTTGGAAGGAGCTTTGGCCGCAAGCTATTACCCCCAATCCTCCTTCCAGCTTCGCCCCAGCCTAGCCTACCGCCTGAAGCCCTCCGACCCCGAGGCCAGCACCTACCAGTTAGGCCTGGCAGGCAACTACCATCTCACCCCCTGGCTCGGCCTGGGGGCTGGCTACTACCACCTGTTCCAGCCCAGCACGGCCACAAGCGCACGGGCCTTCAGCCTGGAGGTGAGCTTCCGCCTCCTGGAAGGCCTTTGGCTGAGCGCAGGCTACACCCTGGAGGGGTTCTCGGGCCTCACCCCGGAGACCCGACCCGGCCTCTACTTGAGGCTTGATCTTCTGGGAGGCAGCCGGTGA
- a CDS encoding folate-binding protein YgfZ, translating to MLLEALHEEQGVHWGREGEARVPWHYKSIEEELETLYQGAALLDFSEHGLLELSGPDRTEFLHNQCTSDIRQMPRETWLETLFLNAKGQIEHLGRVLHLGESLWVSTPNAEALSRRFRRYIVFDQVEVGALSWSLLRLQGPAAGEVAQRLLPLPAYWSLKRAPGLVVARDELGVWLFTPSEEAAHLARQLLENGASLVGRAAWHIWRVERGQPDLPEAIGELPQEVGLEGRVSYKKGCYLGQEIMARLEARGQTRYQLMALLGQTQIPPGAEVFREGRPVGRVGTAVESPEWGAVALALLRKELRPGDQVRVAGWSATVAALPLH from the coding sequence ATGTTGCTTGAAGCACTGCACGAGGAGCAGGGGGTGCACTGGGGCCGCGAGGGCGAGGCCCGTGTACCGTGGCACTACAAGAGCATAGAAGAAGAGCTGGAAACCCTCTACCAGGGCGCAGCACTGCTCGATTTTTCCGAGCACGGCCTGCTGGAGCTCAGCGGGCCCGACCGCACCGAGTTCCTGCACAACCAGTGCACCTCGGATATTCGCCAGATGCCCAGGGAAACCTGGCTCGAGACCCTCTTTCTGAACGCCAAAGGCCAGATCGAGCACCTGGGCAGGGTGCTGCACCTGGGCGAGAGCCTCTGGGTGAGCACCCCCAACGCCGAGGCCCTGAGCCGGCGCTTTCGGCGCTACATCGTATTCGACCAGGTGGAGGTGGGCGCGCTCTCCTGGTCCCTTCTGCGCCTGCAAGGCCCGGCCGCGGGCGAGGTGGCCCAGCGGCTTCTTCCCCTGCCCGCCTACTGGAGCCTGAAGCGGGCTCCCGGGCTGGTGGTGGCGCGGGACGAGCTGGGGGTTTGGCTTTTTACCCCCAGTGAGGAGGCGGCCCACCTGGCCCGGCAGCTTCTGGAGAACGGGGCCAGCCTGGTGGGGCGCGCGGCCTGGCATATCTGGCGGGTCGAGCGCGGCCAGCCCGACCTGCCCGAGGCCATAGGCGAGCTGCCCCAGGAGGTGGGGCTGGAGGGGCGGGTGAGCTACAAGAAAGGCTGCTATTTAGGGCAGGAAATCATGGCCCGGCTCGAGGCCCGGGGGCAGACCCGCTACCAGCTCATGGCCCTGCTGGGCCAGACCCAGATCCCCCCCGGGGCCGAGGTTTTTCGCGAGGGCCGTCCGGTGGGCCGGGTGGGCACCGCGGTGGAGTCGCCGGAGTGGGGGGCGGTCGCCTTGGCCCTCCTGCGCAAAGAACTCCGGCCCGGCGACCAGGTACGGGTGGCGGGCTGGTCGGCCACCGTGGCCGCTTTGCCCCTGCACTAG